A region of the Argopecten irradians isolate NY chromosome 16, Ai_NY, whole genome shotgun sequence genome:
TTATCAATGAAATTTGCAATGCCATACACATGATGCTTAGCGTAGATAGTTTCAATGTTGTTCGATGGCTACTACAATAATCCAAGTAAATTACCAAATCAAAAGCAATTTTTGTTATAAGCTATGTACTTTTCAAATCGTTGGCAAACATAAACCATGATATATCTCGTATTAATTATGTACTGTGattgaaatatattgttattaaaCCAATGATTAATAACTACGTAGATAAAACTATGGATGACCTTAAAACTGTATCGTCATTGTCACGATTGAAGTATTACAGATGATAGCCTTATCCTACAATCTAAGTCTAGTCCAACGCCAAGAGGGCCACACATAAAATAAGGTAAGTCAGCAGTAagtagttaaacattttatatatgtttactatcatattatattatcattttagCTAGAGGGCTCAAACATAAACTATAGCTCAacagttgattttttttctgtttgagATTTACATGTCAACTAATTATATCGCTTCACCTAGTTTTATATTGGTCAAAGTGGACCTTAACGTTATTGTACTATTACGATTATAATTATGTAAGAAAGATCTTTAGTATAAATATTAGATTGTAAACAATTTGCTCAAATCATTGTCATATTCTAGTGttgcatttttgtttgttaacgccaaaacaattaattatatataatataagatGTTTCTTTCATTCTGTGAACAATTAACCTGGGCCATGTTTCGCTAACATGTTGTAATTTCGAGGAACTccccaattaaaaaaaaaaaaaaaaaaaaaaaaaaaaaacaacaacaaaaaaacaaacaaacaaaaatcgaTCTAAGTAAACAATTAACATAGGAGGACAGAACTTTAGTTGGACTTAAGATTGTGTTTTCACGTCGAGAAAGGGAGGCAATAGTATTTAATTTTGGACCTTATTCAAGCAGAGAAATGATCATTAgcaaacaaaatatgtattgCTTTTCTTCTCCAGCATGCTGCTCGTCATATCTATTATTGGTttcttgacctttgaccttgttCAAGCCAATGGACACTGCTGGTGTACAGACTCGGACCTAACAATACTGGCAGGTCCTTCCCATAATGCATCACCAGTGGATATCTTAAATTCCGGTTCCTGTCTAAGAAACTCTCAAATAGTACAGGAGGGACGATGGATAGAGATTCCTGAAAGTAATCGAAACAAGGTAAATGCATTCTATATCTTATTAAAGTACAGATTGTTAGTTTCACTTCATTTCATacaggatctgacaacatcctacatgtatatggggTTATTTACATTACAGCATTCAACCCAATAAACGCACAGGGCACTTAAATATTGATACAAATGAAAAagtgctaataagtcaaaattattgcaaatctataccgttTTATATAGTTTTGGCCCTTATGTACGTgcatgcctgggcaattgaaattgaggcctcaaaaatggGGGAGGGCGCTTATAAAGACAtaggcgcttattgggtcgaatacggtaatagCTTTCATTacataaagcactataaaataaCAAGAGTCCCACTATTGCAAGGCTCATTATAGGAATATACCGCATcttcataaaacaaatatacattcacacacataTAACGGGGTAGTACGTCAATATATGAACCTGGCTATCATAAGGACGCTAAGCAAACAAACCAACCAATCAAAAACTAACACATCCTAACTATGCATTACGTTTCCAATATTTATTAACTGTTTGTCATTTGATATTCAATTATAGGCTGGATTTGTATATCATACAGACGATATCCAGCTAACGAACTGCACATGTAAGTACGACTTTACCGTATTTGAgcataattcaattttgcttgttacgagcattttcattggcttaaaaattcactttatcagcccataaaggaaaaaatggcgtcgccgtttgtaacgttgcttctgattggctgagatgacggtgtagtgattttattgacaaaagagtcccaaaatgaattttgaatattgagattatatttagtaaattgaattataaggattaatttgaatacattttttatgtcatggagatataacacaaaaatctgagtgtactctcatcataaacccatcataaaccgcttcgcggtttatttagagtacactcagatttttgtgttatatttccataacataaaaatatattcaagttaatcctaaaataaatgttgatgtatttcaaaattattattcacaCTTTATAAAGTGAAAGTAATATCGTTTCTATGTATGCATTTTCAAGTAATAAAACGGTATCGATAAACCCTtagaacaacaacaacaacaacaagcccaaaatttattaaaaaaaccaaacaaacaaaaacgaaTACTGAAACTAGCTTTCTTTCACGTGGCATTAACGTTCATGATTTTCGCGATTAAGGACTACTTGCAAAAGTTGATCTCCGCGAATCATCATTCAAATTGATAACAGTGGCAGATATTTCAATTCAGGCTTTAAATTTGCGAACATTTAAGTCAACTTCGCAAACATGACTGGAAACTAATATCGCAAAAGTTAGAAAACGCGATAGAAATTTGCTTTTCAGTACACCGCTAAATCATTTTTACGACGTGAGTTTCGCTCAcataataatgatgtcataattggACAGTTACTTACCCGCATTAGAGGTAACAAATTAATATGTTAAGACGGAATACTGTTTATCTGTTAAACAGCGGCTCGTGTATCTACTGTATCAAAGAGAAACGAATGTGAACACAGTCACTGCACTGAAGCCTGCTGTACAAGAGCCCATCACCATCACGATGGTAAGAGAGAGGCGATTGTATTTGCCTGTAGATTTTGTAGTGTTAAAGTTATTTGTGCATAATTGGGCGAAAAGGCTGACATGATATTTTCTCTTCATTGATCAATTGCAAACGAAAGgctttgatgaattaagctaaATCCAAATatgaattacttttaaaaagtCCGCTCATCTATGATCCTccacgttacgctccaatacaagatctaactaACCTTTGTtcgggtcacctcagcatgtgCTATTTCCAAAATGTGGTTAACGTTTGGTAGCAAATAACATCtgacaaaattttttttattgatacatCAGTATATAGATTTGATTTTCCCAGAGTGTCATGACTGTCCTAGCCAATGCTGTAGCAGCATCGCTCCAGGTAAGTATGCTGAACAGTCGGATAATTTCCCtatgttattatataaataccacctgcattagagggtgacagtgcctattattatacctcaagtgagaatcctgcattctgattggtcgagagatatttggtattgttcactatcacacggcagtaagcattagaacaataggagacaatagacatgatcgtagcaaccccctagcaacgggcgatagtgtatttttgacagtgcaaaatattgaccgcccgaaaaagatgcacactcgtttattttttcgacgccatctttgttttttgaaaagTAGCTTCAAAATTACTGTagctatttagtaatagttttgccaaattagtctattgatcaatatgttttttttccaaactgAGGACGGAGCTTTACTTTTACATCTTTTAATTTACCTTCCATGCTCTATATGTTTATCaacccgtcggtgattaggtgaacggaagacaAGCGATGTCAAGCGTCTTCGTGACTTTGCTAATGTTGGAAAGAGACGACAGGGCGAAACcaaattcattaaatttaacaaaaacgTTTAGATTTTAACAAACGCAAGAGACAAGACAAAAAGAATATTTCACTgaatgcttattgtgagtaatcttttttataatgcaatgataaCTAGTGCTATTGAGTAGACGCTGATATGCTATTTTTACTGCCAGCGGTGAGTGTTCAACTTTTGCTAAAATAAGTTAAAttgtttcaatagattgcaaacACTTGAAAACTGCTTTTGTTTCTaaacttttggtataataaaataaatactacctgcattagagggtgataGTGCCTATTGTCACCCCtcggaatatcactgtcacGCTTGACTTCgcctcgggtgacagtgatactacatgtacctgcattagagggtgacagtgtcACCCTGAGAATATCACTGTCTCCCTCTAATGCAAGTAGTATTTATCTGATTATACCACAAGTTTAGAAACAAaactattgaaacattttaacttattttttgCAAAAGTCTAACACTCACCATCAGCAGTAAAATAGCATATTCACTCAGTAGCGCTtattaccattgcattataaaaagTACTCCAATAAGCATTCAGTGAAAgattcttgttgtcttgtcccctgcgtttgtttaaatcttaacttttttgtaaatctcaatgaagTTTTGTTacgtcccgtcgtctgtttacaacattagcaatgTCACGAAGACGCTTGTAATCGCATGTCTCCCGTTCACCTTATCACCGACGGGTTCATAAAAGCCACATATAGCGCTTGGACGGTAATCGAAAAGGTGTAAATAGAAAGCCCCGtccttaaataaaaatatatatatatattgttaaacagactaatttggcaaGACTATTACTAAATAACTCCGTAAAtattttgaagcgtcgcttaAACAGACAAAGATGGCGccgaaaaaagaaacgagtgcgtatctttttcgggcggttaatattttgcactgtcaaaaatacactatcacccgttggTAGTGGTTGCTATGAACGTGTCTATTGTCTCTAATTGTTCTAATGCTAACCCCCCTTCGTGATGTAAAATACCAactatctctcgaccaatcagaatgcaggattttcaCTTGCGGtatattaacattaatttttatttgaattaaaatttattgaataaaGTTAAACGATCACAATGCATTTTAGACAtagtatttgatgtgtatattgATCGACCAATTAATGTGTTATTGGAAAAAATTCTATTTAAAAACCCCATATATGTCCTCGGGTCACAATATTCACAGGCTAACAGAAAGACACATGTTTCTGTAGGGAAACATTACATAAACTATAAAAATCATAGTtacattgaatttaaaatagatGCCTATGCTACCGTATTGGTGGGGCATGCATCATAAGGGGCCACGGCGGACATTGTTAAAACTACAACATATGTATCTACTATCACAATAGATTACAGTACATTTTATGTGAACCACTTGCAACTCCCGTGCTATCATTATCGGTAAGCAAATTTCactaaaagtaaaaaaaaacaacaaaaaacaaaaaaacaaaacaaatgtgaaATAAGGGAAAATGACATACCTACGGCACTGTACTATAGTTTTTTCCCGATGTATGACAGGGTTTACAAATTATCACTAGATTTCTTCATGCATTCATACGTCGCCCTGTAATGAGATGAGTGTACTGAGTGTCCCGTAAATACGACATAGCTTTCTCGTAAACACCTAACAGACCCATGTTtcattctttttctcccatacttataCAAAAAATGACGAATTACagttatataaaaacatttccAAAGCGCTGCCATCATAGGAATATCACATTGCGTCAAAATCAATGACGTCTTCGACAATAGACACCGCATGTAATGATGATGTATTGTCGTTGTCttgcgcgtgtgagctgtcttttccctaccgcggtaaaagacagagttatcttttccccaGCAACTGTGGGATAatcctgtcaagtatgggagaaacaGTTTTCTCTAATCATATAAATTGCATTATAGTTTGGTCATCCTGGAGTCACTGCAGTGGAACATGTGGGACAGGGACACGACatcggacatgtacacaacactgTTCTTCGACACTATCGTCCCACACACAGACAGAAGCATGCCATCATTTAATGTCGTGTCCAGGTAAGATAAGGCCATGTAGAATGATACGGTTTTCCATGCTTGTAAATTCTTATATTTAACAGGGTTCATTTTGCATGAAAAGAAATGCATGGGTTATTTCCAAGAATTCTTAACGTGccattaacaaaacaaaatatacaaaaactttcacaaacatttttaaaattgagGTACCACTGATCAAAAGGCCCCCTCAAAACTTAACCCTGATTTATTATTCTTCAGTTTTAGGTGTTATAACGCcattttatttaacaataattctatttcaagattattatcaaaacacatactaAAGAGTCTTTGATAGCTATTTTGAAGAATAAATTCAGTTTTTGTTCGAAATACATGTTATAGATTATCGACATTTCTTCATGTAAATATGGATTAAAATCGAGTAAAATTGAATACCCGCAGTTAATATTTTAGAGTCTACCAAGacggtataacaccatatggaccgaatGAAATGTacttaattttttatatttcatatgtagttcctgtaaaattatatttcatgtgaaAATCATTGCAACGATTTGTCgctttaacatttgatattggaATATGGACTTGTAACTTTATGATTTTGCCTCcaaaaagcatatgtcggcatataagagagccgaaatctagggttCAAATATTCCTGGTTtagaataaagcgccttcaatcaccaccatgttcagtaccttcgggtttttGTCGGATTTCCGAATCGTATTACGTGACTGATGTtcacacgacctgcacgtggtgtcccaggtaactagcgtaagcacacatgtgttcGTTTACGTTTTCGTTCTGGCTAATATGATCAAATCGTGATGGTATATGTCAACAGAGCGAGtttttgaaacatctaattcacacattgccgtaattcaatattgtgtgtatcaaatattgcattattttctttgtagatacaGTCTGCTTGGGTCGATCACATGATTTGTTTACGAAATATTGTTGGCATTTtttcttggtttcacaactctcgtgttactctCGAGGTcagaatgattcggcatctttcgagcctatttttcacgtgtacacgttatatttattaaaaaaatacttcaagtgctgcaactttataagaaatggtaaaattagaaagtttaaacatCAGATAGACAGAAGCAAagataggccatgggctaggagggtcccacatgctccccccccccaaaaaaaaaaaacctccgaaccaatattttttgaacccttatgaccctcTGATCACAAGtggaaatgttaacattgcataagttgggatcaactaccggttatgacgtcatcaagatagCCGCCAACTCGAAATTTACTAAAAAGTGAAAacagtcataacattgacatttttcaaccgaagttgacaaatgaggtatcaaaatgaccacaaaagaacaacaaatacatatcgggaccaaataatccaacatatgtagtgatttttacgcaggaaatgaaaaactcggattttaagctcaaaaatggtgaattcttagcaattttttcatatttggctttacgcagcaaaaatgtattcaaacagcaaactattatttctaataagttttttgaccacttaccGATCAGTTTAAtgaacaacaataacaaaaattaatgttaacattgtataagttccggttatgacgtaaTCAAAATAGCCGCAatatcgaatttcactaaaaagtgaaaaatagtaataacattgacatttttcaactaaagtagacaaatgaggtatcaaaatgatcataatagaacaataaatacatgtcggggccaaataatccaatatatgcagtgatttttacgcaggaaatgaaaaaataggatttttagcttaaaatgaagattttttcagcaaatttttcatattaagcttgatgcagcaaaaatgtttcctaacaacaaattattattcgtaatcagttatttgatctcttttcaatcagtaaaaacaacaacaaaaacaaaaatatatataaatgcaaaagagaattattgttatacccttattaggtttacaaaacatcatcgGGTGCGTAAAATgggcatatgctatttttcgaacTCCAAACCgttgacactacagtttccgggTGTATTATATTTTCCTTAAATAGAACATtgactattgacgatttataaaTAGAAAACAGATAATGTAAAGTTGAAAGAATACCTTGGTGGGACAAGTCACAGTTtaacataatccattttcatgtttaaaattttggagattagcagcgtctcacaaataaatattacagcacaacacctactgatacgtaacaaatgtaacctaagctaagtctgtgtttccgttaatatcattaacagtttccagaacgtttgtgtctttgaaaatgagcacatttgttgtttatttcctttgcatagcataagcaaaacgtcagatggttactacagtgtcacatatttctttcactggttcttaatgaaaatcattatcattgtgcgtgctttctcgcctcactgctccatccactgaagagactcggcatgtctggtagctggtagtccaaatcagagtaatcgaggtatcagtatcaaattcgtcgaaagcccGAGCGTCGTCTtcaatgtcgatgagctgatgtgacactgcattaccagtgttgttctagcctgtcatctttcatgacccatccatagccagagttcatatcaagaacaacaggttcagagatgtgggatctctCTCAGATTCTTTgatatcgtatatgctgtttcagacttctccggcataatggaaattacaccagatccacattctttGAACGgcggaattggttctcctttgCACATAGCttcataattcgtatgaagtacctTTCATCCATCTTGTGGTCCCTCGTGcgaccataaatggcacaggtgatatcatcgaggttaTTAATTaggccataaatgttaaatgttttacatttgtccgacttttcccactcccttgaaggtgcgtGTTGTGTCACACATGGTGTATGggtaaagagaccattgaagactcccCAGAAAATAGTTCTCTACAGTGCTTTTCAGACTTGGCAAATAGtgaacttcactgcagacctcatttatgacctcaaaaaATCTTCCTGTGCcgtctatggtcactgagggttcacaagaatgaggaattgagcttcatacgaattaaggagaaccagctcaacccttcgcagaatgtggatctCGTGTCTTTTCgatcatgccggggaagtctggaacatcatatacgatatgtgaatcacaaggttggaaacaggaagagctcccacatcccacAGGCCGATGTTTCTTATGGTAACTCTGGACATTGGCGATTGACACGTTAGAACCATGATTGCAACCCAGTTATGTAATGTCAGATTAGCTTATGATCTCATCTATCAGTTGGCGTTTTGgtgtaataattcattttgagaaGCTACTAGGCTACAAAATATCGAACAAGAAAATTGATAATATTGAACTCCCACTttgatattcagccaactttaaattcaaatttgctAAGATTtcaatcgtcaatagccaatgttatattcaggaaattctaagacatcaggaaactgtagtgtcgtTGGTTTGgattaaaataacaatcatatgccctGTATATGCATCCGATGATGTTTTGTAAGCCAAatgatttttcatatatttttgttgttgtttttactgattgaaaAGAGATCAAATAAGATATaacgaataataatttgttgttaggaaacatttttgctgcatcaagccaaatatgaaaaaaatgctggaaatttaccatttttgaccttaaaatcttattttaatttcctgcgtacaaatcactacatgtattggattatttggtcctgatatgtatttgttgttctattgtgatcattttgatacctcatttgtcttcttcggttgaaaaatgtcaatgttattactatttttcactttttttgtgaaattcgagatggcggccatctcgatgacgtcataaccggaagttcatcccaacttatgcaatgttaacattttgattggtGATCactgggtcataagggttaagaaaaacattggttcggaggtttgggggggggggtgcatgtgggaccctcctagcccatggcctaagaTGGCATCGAAAAAAAGAAACTAGTacgcatctttttcgggcggtaAATATTTTGCACTGTGGTAATgcactatcacccgttgctagggggttgctacaACCGTGTCTATTGTCTTCTATTGTTCTAATGCTaactgccgtgtgatagtgtaaaataccaaatatctctcgaccaatcagaatgcaggattcccACTTCAGGTATATTAAcatcaatttttatttgaattaaaatgtattgaatAAAGCTAAACGATCACAATgcattttatacattgtattggaTGTGTATATTGACCGACCAATTGATGTGTCATTGggaaaaatatgttaatttgttaatacaaaaaaaaaacaaataaaaccccCATATATGTCTTCTGGTCACAATATTCACAGGCAAACAGAAAGACACATGTTTCTGTAGGGAAACATTACATAAACTATAGAAATCAGAACTAcattgaatttgaaatagatCTTAATTAGATTTAAAATAGGTGCCTTTGCTACCGTATTGGTGGGACATGCATCATAAGGGACCACGGCGGACATTGTTAAAATTACAACATATGTATATCTACTATCACAATAGATTACAGTACATTTTATGTGAACCAATTGCAACTCCCGTGCTATCATTATCGG
Encoded here:
- the LOC138310348 gene encoding uncharacterized protein, yielding MLLVISIIGFLTFDLVQANGHCWCTDSDLTILAGPSHNASPVDILNSGSCLRNSQIVQEGRWIEIPESNRNKAGFVYHTDDIQLTNCTSARVSTVSKRNECEHSHCTEACCTRAHHHHDECHDCPSQCCSSIAPVWSSWSHCSGTCGTGTRHRTCTQHCSSTLSSHTQTEACHHLMSCPVWSSWSQCSGTCGTGTRHRTCTQHCSSTLSSHTQTEACHHLMSCPEATAHVCNKESVVQAVALGIEPNCTGLEHINHLPTQAFLVNTCGAPPSTDNWVKGLKVQGNCADIPMYSPLFTFYNGSGHDLAGIFGGCDSDGNFKVITAACSHQPDIQHVTNSTSYVSHIFRVNW